The region AGGATTAAGTTTACTTACTATCGCTTGTGGAGAGAAAAAAGAAGCTGTAGTAGAAGCAGCTCCTGCACAAGAAAACCATGCGGATCACGCAAACCACGACATGCATTCAATGCATAAAAACGAAGAACCTGCTGGAGCGATGGCTGCCAATGGTCAGTTTAAAAAAGGAGATGCTGTTCCAAGTGATTTAGTGTGTATGGTAAATGATGCGTACATGGGGAACAAACAATTAGAAGTAGAGCACGAAGGAAAAATGTATTACGGATGTTGTGAAATGTGTAAAACAAGAATCCCACAGGATGCAACTGTACGTGCAGCTGTAGATCCTTATTCATTAAAATCGGTGGATAAAGCAGAGGCTTACATTGTAATAATCGGTAACAATGGAGAGGTAGCTTACTTCGAAAACGAAGATAACTACAAGAAGTTTGTGGCTGAAGGTAAACTAGGTTAATAATAGAATAATAGGAGTGCTGATTAGTCATTCGGCACTCCTTTTTAAAAAGAGGAGATATGGAGGAGTATTCAGTTATTTTACACATTAAAAATATGGTTTGCTATCGATGTATTTTAGTCGTGGAGCAAGAGCTTAAGAAGATAGGAATACTAGAAGCAAAGGTACAGTTAGGTAAAGTGGCACTCATGTATAGTTTAAGTGAACAGACGCTTACGAGTTTTGAGGAAAGATTACAGGTGTTAGGATTTGAGTTGTTAGTGGAGAAGCAAGAGATCGTTATAGAGAGTATTAAACAGTTAATTCTAGAGATTGTTCAGAAGGACACAAGACTAGCTACTAAATTATCTTATTTGATATCAGAGAATCTAGGGATAGATTATAGTTACGCAAGTAAGATGTTTTCGGAGCGAGAGTCTATTACGATAGAGAAGTTTTATATCTATCAACGTATTGAGCGTGTGAAAGAGTATATATCTTATGGGGAAATGACTTTATTAGAGATTGCCAATAAGATGTATTACAACGATTTAAGTCATTTAAGCAAACAGTTTAAAAGTGTAATGGGAATGTCTCCATCTCAATATAAAAAGGAACAAAATTATAATAGAAATTATATTGATAAAATAATTACTTAAATCTGAAACTACTAAGAGTTTAAGATTATTACTTAGTTTGATGCGCTATGCAGGTGAGAGTGCATAGTATTTTTTTATTTGTACTTACCCTGAATGTAGAATAGCCTGTCTATTTGTAATTCAGGATTAAAAGAGGACGTCGGGAGATGATCCTCTTTTTTTGTAGAATAATAAGAGTAATACTAGCCATGTTTTTTATGATTAAATGAGTTTTTTCTAAAGGATTATATCTTAATATGTCACTTTATACCCTAAGGGTATAAAGTAGGGGCGATTATACATTGAATATAAAATAAGGAATTAGCTTTTTGTGATTTAGTCACTGAATGAGATTAT is a window of Myroides oncorhynchi DNA encoding:
- a CDS encoding helix-turn-helix domain-containing protein translates to MEEYSVILHIKNMVCYRCILVVEQELKKIGILEAKVQLGKVALMYSLSEQTLTSFEERLQVLGFELLVEKQEIVIESIKQLILEIVQKDTRLATKLSYLISENLGIDYSYASKMFSERESITIEKFYIYQRIERVKEYISYGEMTLLEIANKMYYNDLSHLSKQFKSVMGMSPSQYKKEQNYNRNYIDKIIT